ATCATGATCCATTGGGATCGTGATGGTCCTAGAGCCTATCTCCATCCTCACCTCAAGTTGGGTGAGCCCCTCGTCGATCATCCTTAGATCGTCGAGGTccatgtcgaaacccgattctTCGTCCTCCTCGGTGACAGCTTTCCCTCTGTCACTGGCTGGTGAAGAAACATCCACTGTCGCCCTGGAGGATGAAGCCTCCTCTTGCCTCGAAAGTGCGAGGCCTCCATCAAGTGCCCCCTCCTCGACCGTCTCCCCCTCGGGATGCACCAGTATGTCCACGTCTTAATATTTCAGTAGTGGGACTTCGAAGCTCACCCCAATACCTTCTCCAATGTGTATAGTTGTTGTCTCTCGAAGAACAAATTCACCCTCCATCGATTCAATGGCCAATGAGATTCCCCCTCCCCCCAATCATCTGCAGCTCTCCTCTTGCGAACACTTAGGTTCCCATCACCGGGGGAGACCTCATCGACCTGCGAGAATAGCTTAGGAGCGGAGGCAGCAGTTGGGATGGGGGGAGATTTAGAGGCCGCAGTAGTCAGGACGGGGGCAGGTACAGAAGGCTCAGTAGCCATGACGGGGGCAGATACCGAAGGCGCGACAGCCCTTCTCCTAAAAGAGGGCACATGTGCCCTGCTCCTTTGAGAAAACCCCTTAACTGGACCTGGGAAAGGAAGAAACATAAAAGTTTATAACAAAGCAAGCCAACATACAACAAACAAAAGCAACGATCAcgacccaaaaaaaaaagttacatgcGAAAAGGAGAGTCGGTCTGAACTTCTTAAAAAAGCTCGTCCAGTCATGAATCCCTGCGGCATGGGGGAGAATCTGCTCGACCCAGTCGGCGATGCATACAGCTAGAAGGGGAGGACAGTTATTGTCTACAAGGAAGGAATAATTACTTAACTATCCCGAAATAGGAGAAGAGATGCAAAAGGTAAAAACGAAAGAAACCTGGACACTTACGTGTATAACTCCAAGCCTCAAGGAAGCCGTATACATTAGCCATAACGTCCTCAGTTCTGACGTAAAGGAAATCAATCCATAATTGGCGGCTGGCCTTGTCGTCCATCCTCACCACCAAGCACTTGCCTCTACAGTGACGAAGGTTCAACATTGTCCCCCTATAGAAGCTAGGGGAGAACAGGTGCACCAAATATTGCACTATCACCTCGACCCCGGCGAGCTCAGCAAATTTGGTCAACATCTTGATGACCTTGTAAACGTAAGGGGCGAGCTGAGCGAGGCAAATGCCATAGTGGTGGCAAAACTCCATCAATAGGAGGATAAGAAATGAATAACCGATAGTGATGGGGTAGGCATATATAGTGCAGTACTCAGGGCGACGAACGTGTACTTCGTCCCCCTAAGCGGGGATCAGTTCGATATGGTTGGGGAGGCCGAACTTGGATTTAAATTTAGCCAATTCTTTGTGTGCCATTGTCGATAGGACTTTTCCAGGCACCGCGTCCGGTGATCATTGGAAATCGAACCTGGCTTCAGGGTTGCGGGGGATGATCTCCTCCACCGATGGAAAGGTTTCATCCTCTATGGTGGCAGCTGCATACTTCTTGTAAGCAGGGAATAAAACCGCCAACATAACGGCGTGACTCCCTTCACCAACATCAGATGGGAAATTCGACATATTTATGAAAAGTGAAGAAGAATACTGGGAAGAAAGTTTGGGATGTGATATGGAGCAacgaagaagaaaagggaagttCAGAGAGGAAGTTTGAAGTCTCAAGTTTGGAATAATAAAAGGTTCATATTCAGGTTTGGTCATCCCAATTTATACAGATTGAGGCACCAAATCCGAAAAGATTTGTCATAATGGGCGCAAAACCCAAAGCGGTTCATCATAATTGGCACCGGAATCGAAACGACAGATCCAATAAAAGGCTATGCGCAAATCGACGCAATACGTCGAGAACTAGCATCATCATGACGTCATTCCCTCTCTTGGACCAGATGTTTTTAACAAATCACCTAGAAAATTTAAGGGATTTGAAATACACGACCCACAAAGAGCCATGTCACATGCTCGTTACAACAACCACGACCGATGTTATCTATTCAGTGATCTCGACCACGAAGACGGTCCTGAGCGATCTTATCCGCTCATTGAACTCGCCCACGAAGACGACCTCAACgaacggagggactaactgtataggccaAAAATTATCAAAGTTATATTTAGGCCACGTTAGCACTAAGAGAGCCTTCGAAGGCTGCCACATGTCATCAGTATGATTTCAACAAAAGATGGATCCAAGGTCGAAATGATATGACGAAAGATAAGGGCTAGTTCGAGGAGTCAATAGAGATCGAGGTCGAGTACCCTCCTTAACGGAGCAATAACGGGTAGGTTTGGGGATCTGACTTTAAGGAGAATATTCCAGTAAATATTCCTAGAATCTATACTATTAGGGTTTTATGGCACATGTTCCAttataaatagaaaaaaacaTAGTTATGGGGGCATTGGACACTTATTTGTAAAAAAACACTTTGACATTCTCTAAAGATTCTTGGTTTATTATATACATACGAAAGACACCTCTTCTTGAGATATAATCTAACTTTTCTCCCACGATCAAAGGAGAATCCAAATTTTCAAAGGCTCATCAACACTACTAAAAACAGCTGATTTGCGACTGAAAATTTCCGACCGGAAAAATTAGTCTGAAATTTCCAACTGATTCAGTCggaattttcaaaaataatatttgttgtattttttttaattctttcgaCTATTTTTCCGACAACATTGGTCGCAACGTTAGGCGCAAAAATTCGGGATAAAAGACTGCGACGGATTCAGTTGGAAACTTAAAGTCAAACAATTTTATTAAACCATTTGCGTCCGTTTCGGTTGCAAAGTTTTTTAAACTTTggtcaaattatttttttaaatgttgCGACTGAAACAGTCGCTAGTTTTGTGACGGAATCAGTCGAAGATCCTTTTTAAAACCCCAGTCCCGCCctcatttctttcttcttctctcttcttcctCCATTGAGACCCcctcgccccccccccccccccacagcccgCTGCTCGCCGGAAAAGGTACGTGACTTCTTACCTCTTCTTTCCCAACCCTCCTTTTTGTTAAACCCATCCCCTATATCCCCCCCACTGTCGTCCCCATCTTGTTTACCTCCCCCCTCCCCTCACTGTCCCCATCTTGTTATAGAAGACTATAATATTTTAGAATTTATTTAGGAAtctaaatatttttcttgaaaatcacATTAGGAATCCATAGAAAATCACATTTTGAGAATTTATATTAGAAATCTTGTCTCTAGGTTTTAGATACTTTTTGGTCCTCTAATTGAATTAAATTTGATACTAATTTAGAATTTTCGTAGATGTTTATTTAGAAATGCCAtagatttatttttagaattgcCATAGATGTAATAATATTTAAGCTTGAAACTAAATTCACTTTTGAAATTGAGGTTAGTGCCTATATGTGGTTTTAACAATTCCGAAGTTTATGTATATGTGGAATTCTTAACTTTAGAGAAGAATGATTTGAAATTGTATTAAGTAGTTATAATTTAAAGCCTTAGTTTTAAGTTTAAGAAGTTAAGCTTATTATCACTTCCTAATTTATTAAATGGactaatattaaatttaaaatttaataattgcTACATTAAAAAGAATTTGTAGATTTGACAAATTATTGGCCATGTGTGGTCTTTATGAACATATAAGAAGCTAtttaaatttaatttatattttgaaagatttaTATAACATAGAATAGGGATAAATGTAAGATTTGGAGTGTTAatgaattttaatttaaaagaatatAATACTTTAAAAAATTGAACCTTCGAATTGGCGTAACCTATTAATTACTTTAAATAaactaaataattttaaatatcttataaatttcaagtttttttGTTTGTGTAGATGGCATTTGCGCATCATAggtggatgtacaataggaatcaTCCTAATCGTGTGGGGTTAAGGGATGAATTTAAAGAAGGGGTTGCTGGATTTATTGCTAAGGCAAGGACacttgataatttttgtattgaAGGAACGATTAGATACCCTTGTGTGAAATGCAAGTGTGTTAAGCTATTGGGAGAAGATATTGTTACATGTCATCTTTTTAAAAAGGaatttatgaaaaattattatgTATGGATTGCTCATGGGGAGAATCTTGATAGCGTAAATGATGgtgattttcataatttttttggtggtgaggagggtaGTCCTGTAGTGGATAATAATGTCAAAAATTCTAGATTCAATGACATGATGAGGGATGTCTTTGAGATGTTCCTGGGAGCTCAATCTGAAACAAATGATGAGCCTAAGAAGTTTTTCAAagagttagaggaagctagttgtCCGTTGTATGAAGGGTCAATGCATTCCAAGTTGTCTGTTGTTGTTCGATTACTTCAGATTAAGTCGGATAGTTCTATTTCTCAATCGAGCATGAATTTTATCATTGGGCTTATGAATGAACTTAATCAGTGTAACATTAACCTACTCAAAGATTTCTACACGGCAAAAAAATTAGTTTTCAAGTTGGGTCTTTCATCAGAGAGGATTCATTACTATGAGAATGGTTGCATGTTATTCTATAAGGATGATGCATCTCTAGATAACTGCAAATTTTGTAACAAGCCTCATTACAAGGATGCCGCAaatgataaaaagaagaagacCCCGATGAAGGCGATGCACTACTTACCCCTTATACCAAGGTTAAAGAGGTTGTATGCATCAATGAGCtccgctcctcatatgagatggcattaTGAGCATAGAAGACTAGATAGTGTTCTATGGCATCCTTCAAATGGAGAAGCATGAAATTATTTCGATAGGGTGTTCCCGGACTTTGCTAATGAACCAAGAAATATTAGGTTGGGATTATGCATTGATGGATTCACTCCATTTGCAGTCTCTGCTGTACCATATTTATGTTGGCCGGTATTTGTTATGCCGTATAATCTTCCACCTGAGTTATGTATGACAAGTCCATATTTGTTTATAACTTGTATTGTTCCAGGTCCACGCAATCCAAAAAAGTTGATTGATGTTTAAATGCAGCCTTTGATTGATGAGTTGAAATTATTGTAGCATCAAGGCGTGGAAACATATAATGTATCAACTAAGCAAAACTTCAGATTGTGTGCTGCTTTGATGTGGACTATAAATAATTTTCCTGCTTATGGAATGATGTCTGGGTGGTCAACTGCCGGAAAGTTAGCTTGCCCGACTTGTATGGAAGATACAAAGGTATTCACTCTGAAACATGgaggtaagaacacatggtttGACTGCCATCGCCGCTTCTTGCCAATGGATCATGAGTTCAGGAGAAATACTAGTACATTTATGAAGAACAAAATTGATTATGATGAGCCACCATCAGTCTTGTCTCCAGAAGAGATTTGGAACAGAGTTAGTGATcttggtttattttatttatataacgtGTATTATTTTTGTTTCATAACAAGTATCATATTGATCTTGATGCTGAAGGAACTCAGCCGGCCCCCGAGGATATGACTGTAATTTGGACACAGGCGGCTGGTGGCGTGAATAAAGGTataaatattatgtaattatctattttggtattaatttgaaagttgcttattttttttcttacttcttttactttcttttcttttatttgtcgtgaaaataataaataaaggtcGAGTCTACGGGATTGGAGTACAGCCATCCTCCAGTCGTCTACCAGCATCATTATTCAGTGGGGCATTGGTTTCTCAAGAAGACATTAAAGCTATGCGTCAAAAAGTGGATCAAATATCGCAAGAATTTCAAGCAACTCAGACTTTGATTCaaaaattgttataaaaaaaaaaagcaagaaagGAGCTGCAATGGAGTACTTTGAGTCTGAGGAGGAAACTGATTCTGAATAGGCTATTTGAATATTTTAGAGTTGAAGTTAGAGACGAGTTTGATAGTTGGTTGTTTGATTAGCTAGTTGAATTGTTATAAATGTTAGTGTTCATTTTGTAGTAAATATTGGATTTGAGATTGTTATATTAGGTTTTTGGATTATTATATTAGGTTTTTGATTAATTGTTAGGTGTTTGGTTGGCTGTTTTATTTGGCAGGTGGTGTAATAAGAAATACAGCAGGATTCTGCTTAAAAATGCCCAGATTTGCGACTGAATCAGTCGTAAATTTCATCAGAAATTACCCAGATTTGCAACTGATTCAGTCGCAAATTGAAAATTTATaacaaaatttaattaagatTTACGACTGAATCAGTCGCACATGAAAAATTTctgaaatttttaattaattaataattcaaTGTTTACGACTGTTTCAGTcggaataattaattaaaaaataattttatttttaaattttccgACGGAATTGGTCGCaactttatatttatatttgtttttttatttctgGCCAGCGACGGAATCAGTCGCAAAATTTGCGACTGATTCGGTCGCAAATTGCTTAAATTCAAATGTCCCATATTATTCAATTTGCGGCTGAATCCGTCGCAAAATTTCGACTGATTCTGTCACAAATATATTGCGACCACGTGTTTTCCAACTGACACTTTTCAGTTGAATATCCGTCGAAAAAATACGATTTCCGACTGATTTGACGGTCGCAAATTTGCTGTTTTTTAGCAGTGCAATCTTTTGTCATTATCAGAGAGAATAACACACGATTTCATCTCTTTTCGGTATACCTGTTAATCGGGTCGGGCTGACCCGTTTACAACCGGGTTCAGCCCGGGTCAGCCCGGTACTGTAGCGTGGgggcgggctgggacgggttGGGCGGGGAGCGGGTTTCAAACCAACAGTTTTTTGATACGTGTGCACCGGAACCCGCTAAGCCCGTTAACCTGTTAACGGGTTGTTAACGGGCTACAGCCCGATTCAGCCCAATTTTTaacgtttttttttttaaaaaaaattattattttttgaccGGTCAAATTCAAATATGACAGTTGGCCAACGGTCCTTTTTTGCAGAAATGACCATTTCGGCCTATCCCTTAAGAAAATAGCCCTCACAcccctagtatttgataaattataattttaaccttttaaaaactatAGATAGCctcccttcttcttcatttttcctcacaattcactctcttactactctaattctctcttgatattattgattattgttctttaattctcaattacttattatttcaagtttcatcaaatatttagtttagccattacaaaattattattatcaaatatcaagtattcaagtgaagtgtggtatcaactatcaagtatcGATCTATCAATTGTAGTTTGGTTtttgatatcaaatttagtgcggcatccggaatcccggtacactcgttatatatctttctcttctttggtgtacatttattttattatttacaattattaatttaatgtACATAATGGATATATTTAGAGCAGCCAAAAAAGCGTGCACTAGTAGAGGTGATCGtaagaaaactttcaaaagaTCAAGAAGTGGTGCttgttcttctagtagctttacacatatttctaAAAGTTCACgtgaaaatttaaatgtagattatgagggacttcaagaaaattatggtatagatgatgatttagatgataaTTTAGATGATATTCCATTTCCATcacctgataatcttgaaacaccaccaGCTACACCTGAtaatgctagtcaaactcaaaatattagggGTGGAAGTCGTGGTAATACAAGTAGGCCTCCTCTTCCtattaagaagaatcgaagattaagaagtaagtgttggaatttttttgacagactagaagaagataaaatttatgtaagatgtagaatttgtaaggatatttataaaTATGAGACCGGTAAGGGAGGGGAAacgggtcaacttcgtaggcacATGGTAGACAACCACCCTCTTGATTGGGCAGTAGATAAGGAAGATGGGCAACAAAAACTTAACCCGGATACTGGAGGGTTAATGGGTAAATACCAAGAACCCcatgttgacatggatgaacttacaaaaatgatgcaaagcatgtgatgtactatttttttttataattgttgtaaacttttaatttgcaagttcaaaaataacaaaatcaaaaaagaacttgcaacttaatttgaagtattatatattattcaataaaaatatcaaatgaaagtcttcggagcttgatccttacatattgcctattggtcttattaaataattttttgtaaccacttactttcaaatttcaattttaaaattataaaattcaaatttcaaatttcaaattttaaacttcaaagtttaattctaagtcttaaaagtttgcaaacacttaagtatcaataacattgaataagaaaaataaaatttacttttaaaaaaaaatcacagcccgctaagcccgaacccggacggacaaaaaaaaatccgaaaaagtaCAGCCCGCTAACAGCCCGCAACGTTAAACGGACAGGCTGGTTTTTTTTGTTTCCAGCCCGTCCCAGCCAACCCGTTAAACACCCATACTTTTCGGTCATCTCTCTTGCATTTATTTACAGTAATACCATCATATACCATTTATTGCTATTTAATACTATTCGCTTTGTATTTGTGCCGTTAAATATTGTTTGTTGTTACATATTAACTGTTGTTCCTACAAGCCATAGGTCGTTTTGTCACCGTACGCGTTGAATAATCTTTTGGATATTAATAATGGTTAAGATTAACCTTATTTCATTAGAAAATCATAATTGTTTGAACCTAGATCTAAATTTTGGATCAAACAATAACAATTTTGTAGCAAAAATTTCATTAGATTCTTTAACGGTATCAGTCTATGAATATTGTTCACAGAACATGATGTTAACTAGATTAGAATCCATAGTATCCCATGATAGGTGTAGCTAATTGTAAAGGTTACGCCATTGAGAAACACCCAGACTCGTAAAAGTGACAGCCTAGTTTCCTTGAATGCACCATGAAAATAAATGGATGATAGATGTAGAAGGATAGGGCTGAAAAGAGAGAGGCAATTACAAGTAGTTATATTCTCCGCAAGTACCTCTTCCTTTTTATTCCGATCTTGTTACCAATTTCATTGTATAATTGGTAATTTTTTCTCAATGCAGAGTAGTTAGTTATATTTTCCCTTTAATACTCCACATATAGCTATAGAAATCTCATAGCATATTTAATGCAataagtttcaattttttttcttttaactttgTATCCGAACAAATTACATCATCTAAACTGAAATAAACATATCAGTCCCATTGTTAAGCCCTAACTTCAACTCGCAGATTATCAAGGATAATCAAGGGACACCAATTTTGCACAGATATTAAATATTGGATAAATAAAGTCGTGAATTCAATTGAGTTGTAGTACCTGCTTCTTCTGAAGCTGTACATGCCGATAACATGAAACACAATTATTACAATgtggggtcgtttggtttgaatataGGTTATGCTAGGATAAGTTATGCTGATATAAGTTATATTGGGattagttatgctgagattaatttttatccattgtttggtatgttgtattaaaaatggCATTTGCATAATTTCttagaagaaggtataagttatcccgtcACTAATTACCTCACCccctataaggtataagttatcccagtaTTAATTTTAATCTCGAGATAACTTATCccaggtttgctaaccaaacaaagtattaagatggtattaaatttttatcacAACATTATTTGTACTTATATACCTCATAAGAAACGACCCCTGACATTTTAAATAAAGTATCTTAAATTTCGtcctaagaaaaaagaaaatacaaaagaaagacaATTATTACAAATCAACCACATGTGACCTGTCTTTTGCTCCTTTTTCTGCCTCTCTCTCTCCCCTCCAGTTTTTCTCCTTCGCTTCAATCGTCATGGCAAGCCTATGGCGAGCGGCGATGGGCGCAGCCCAATCAAACGACGATTACGACGGCGTAGAGTTCTGGTCGAATCCTGAACGCGCAGGCTGGCTCACAAAACAAGGGGAGTACATAAAGACGTGGCGTCGCAGGTGGTTCGTGTTGAAACAGGGGAAGCTGTTCTGGTTCAAGGAAGCTAATGTCACGCGCGGATCGCGACCGCGTGGGGTGATTCCGGTAGCTAATTGCCTCACTGTTAAGGGCGCCGAAGATGTTCTCAATAAGCAGTTTGCCTTTGAGCTTTCCAGTCGCACGGATACCATGTATTTTATCGCTGATTCAGAGAAGGAGAAGGAGGATTGGATCAATTCGATCGGACGGTCCATAGTGCAGCACTCTCGGTCTGTCACTGATGACGAGATTCTCGACTACGATAGCCGGAAATAGATTTCACGGCTCCTAATTAGGTATCtatatctttatttttatatgagaaaactattttctctattttgacCATGTCCAGTGTGCATAGAAAGATGTAATTACTCTGTGAGGCTGCTGGAGTTTATATTCTGGTTTATGATGATATAAATGTAGGCTGTGACTACGCTTGTTGGAATTATCATATGAATGTCTGAAATCATCATAGAATTAGCGCTGTATTGCATTGTTCAAGTGAACTTGGGATCCATATGCTGTTCGATGAAGGTGTGTGTTACTCTTTTCTTGTTTCATCCTCATCGTCGCCtgagcaattttcttttcctGGAAGATCTTTTATCTAGCTCCATCTCTAGTCAATACCAAAAACTTACTTCcttataaaagaaaacaaaatgttGAACATATAATTGACTACAGTGGTTATGATCCTTCAGATTGTTGCTAGACATGGCCATATGTTTGACTCGTTTAATGGAATTGTAAGTAGTACTTCTTTGGATGAACTATTCTATAGGGTGGATAGAAGCTTTTTGAATAAATAGAGATTTAGCCATCTAGGTCGTTGGCTAGATTAGATGGCGGGGGTCAGAGGCAGCTAAGTACGTACCAAGCTACGCAGTATACTTTAGTGTAGACTTTGGTTAAACTGAAACCAACGAAGGAAATCAGGAGCTAGTCCAACCAAGTAATGTAATTAGCAGATCATGGTTTCCAGAAAAGAAAATGTGTGAAACAGGACCAGTAAGCTGCATGCTGTGGATGCTTAACTGATTTCTAGTTGGATGAAACTAATTTGACTGAGATTGTTGAAGGGATTGTGCGGCTTAATGTTTATCATTTTCGCTCATTTAAATCTAgtattttctatttatttcccCCCCCCTGCAGTGGCAACACTGTTGGTTGTCGCCCAATGTTTATGCTCATTGCTCACTAGAATTACCAGAAGTGTCCTGTTGACATTCTGCTGCAACTTTGAGTATTTCCATCAATCGGTTATCTCTACAGGTCTGACTTCTAAAGATGGTTTATCATATGTCTTCCCTAGcttaaatttgatatgaaaacCTACATTTTCTCCAACCAAAACATTGGCCTAATTCTGCGGTGAAAAATGAATTCTCAGTCTTAGCGTCTTACAAGCGATTCTTATATTTTTATGCTCATCCTTTTTGTGCAAGTACTGGGATGTTACGCTCTATTGACTCCCTATCAAGCCTACAAATGCTCGACAAATTACAATAAAATACTTAACAGTGCTCAAGGGACCGAAAAGAGCTATGAAAATGTTGAGCAGTTGCAGTTGAAAACTAATGTTGAAGAGGGGTAATTGTTAGCTTCTACAAGTGAACTTCAATTTCTTCTACCTCATCCCTGTAGTGTAGGCCTTACCTTATACCTCCATGTTTCATGACTGACAATCCATTTTTTGACCTGATTAAAAAAAACAGCAGGCACTATATAATGGAGAAACAATGTCTTCATGCATCGTTACTAGTCAAGAATGGCTCTGCGACCAAGTAAGGCAGTCGGATAGAAAGCTCGACCATTACATAAGTTGCCATTGTAATATCAGTAAGATACACTAGAGGATTCTGTTTAGAAAATTGCCACCTTACTATTGCGTCAATGGATccaaaacaaagaaagatatgcTATACCTACCCCCTTATCAATTTATTGGTGATATGCAAACCTAAGTGATAATCTGACGGGAACTAAATAAACTTCAAGATGAATAGCAGCTGCACTAATACAAAGCAGCCATATCTCACTTAAAATCCTAATGCAACACACACCTTTATCCTTTTTCTGAAATCCCCAATGGCCAACAAAGAACATCTTGCCTGAATGGTTCTACTCATCTTCATCTTTAGCCATTGTTTGCCATCAAACTGTCAATGGTTCAACCTCAATTCATCCAGTTGATTATTTACTTTACCGGTTTACCCCCTTcatatttcaaaattttg
This DNA window, taken from Nicotiana tabacum cultivar K326 chromosome 4, ASM71507v2, whole genome shotgun sequence, encodes the following:
- the LOC107832247 gene encoding uncharacterized protein LOC107832247 — protein: MAFAHHRWMYNRNHPNRVGLRDEFKEGVAGFIAKARTLDNFCIEGTIRYPCVKCKCVKLLGEDIVTCHLFKKEFMKNYYVWIAHGENLDSVNDGDFHNFFGGEEGSPVVDNNVKNSRFNDMMRDVFEMFLGAQSETNDEPKKFFKELEEASCPLYEGSMHSKLSVVVRLLQIKSDSSISQSSMNFIIGLMNELNQCNINLLKDFYTAKKLVFKLGLSSERIHYYENGCMLFYKDDASLDNCKFCNKPHYKDAANDKKKKTPMKAMHYLPLIPRLKRLYASMSSAPHMRWHYEHRRLDSVLWHPSNGEA